A region of Rhizorhabdus wittichii RW1 DNA encodes the following proteins:
- a CDS encoding phosphoribosylaminoimidazole carboxylase (TIGRFAM: phosphoribosylaminoimidazole carboxylase, ATPase subunit~PFAM: ATP-dependent carboxylate-amine ligase domain protein, ATP-grasp): MAAMIQPGSTIGIIGGGQLGRMLAIAAAQLGYRTAIYAPEPSGPAADVSSRWVRGDYDDLDALHAFAQSVDVVTYEFENIPVAPLEALRTPLAPHPRALATAQDRATEKAFVQAIGGRPAPWAVVNGREDLDAAVALIGAPAILKTRRFGYDGKGQARLKDAADADEAWASIAWEPAVLEGFVRFEREFSILIVRGADGTTLTWDPVLNVHEDGILALSTVPVALPEATVAAAKALAAKIVAELDYVGVLAIEYFDTAEGPVFNEMAPRVHNSGHWTIEGAVTSQFENHVRAICGLPLGSTALAAPRVEMRNLIGSQAGDWDLILSDPAAHLHLYGKGQARPGRKMGHVTKLFFD, from the coding sequence ATGGCGGCGATGATCCAGCCCGGCTCGACGATCGGCATCATCGGCGGCGGCCAGCTCGGCCGGATGCTCGCCATCGCGGCGGCGCAGCTCGGCTATCGCACCGCGATCTACGCGCCCGAGCCGAGCGGCCCGGCCGCCGACGTGTCGTCGCGCTGGGTGCGCGGCGACTATGACGATCTCGACGCGCTCCACGCCTTCGCCCAGAGCGTCGACGTCGTCACCTATGAGTTCGAGAATATCCCGGTCGCCCCGCTGGAGGCGCTGCGGACGCCGCTCGCCCCCCACCCCCGCGCGCTGGCGACCGCGCAGGACCGCGCCACCGAGAAGGCCTTCGTCCAGGCGATCGGCGGGCGCCCCGCCCCCTGGGCCGTGGTCAACGGCCGCGAGGACCTCGACGCCGCGGTCGCGCTGATCGGCGCGCCGGCGATCCTCAAGACGCGCCGCTTCGGCTATGACGGCAAGGGCCAGGCCCGGTTGAAGGACGCTGCCGATGCCGACGAGGCCTGGGCCTCGATCGCCTGGGAGCCGGCGGTGCTCGAAGGCTTCGTCCGCTTCGAACGCGAATTCTCGATCCTGATCGTGCGCGGCGCGGACGGGACGACGCTGACCTGGGACCCGGTGCTCAACGTCCATGAGGACGGCATCCTCGCGCTGTCGACGGTCCCCGTCGCGCTGCCCGAGGCGACCGTCGCGGCGGCAAAGGCGCTCGCCGCGAAGATCGTCGCCGAGCTCGACTATGTCGGGGTGCTGGCGATCGAATATTTCGACACGGCCGAAGGCCCGGTGTTCAACGAGATGGCGCCGCGCGTCCACAACAGCGGCCACTGGACGATCGAGGGCGCCGTCACCTCACAGTTCGAGAACCATGTCCGCGCGATCTGCGGCCTGCCGCTCGGATCGACCGCGCTGGCGGCGCCGCGCGTCGAGATGCGCAACCTGATCGGCAGCCAGGCGGGCGACTGGGACCTGATCCTGTCCGATCCCGCCGCGCACCTCCACCTCTACGGCAAGGGCCAGGCGCGCCCCGGCCGCAAGATGGGCCATGTGACCAAGCTGTTCTTCGACTGA
- a CDS encoding phosphoribosylaminoimidazole carboxylase, catalytic subunit (TIGRFAM: phosphoribosylaminoimidazole carboxylase, catalytic subunit~PFAM: 1-(5-phosphoribosyl)-5-amino-4-imidazole-carboxylate (AIR) carboxylase), with the protein MTEAPLIGIIMGSRSDWETMSHAAATLDALCVPHETRVVSAHRTPERLYDYARSAVDRGLKVIIAGAGGAAHLPGMTASMTRLPVLGVPVESKALKGMDSLLSIVQMPGGVPVGTLAIGKPGAINAALLGAAILATHDEALAERLDAWRARQTADVAVEPFD; encoded by the coding sequence ATGACTGAAGCACCGCTGATCGGGATCATCATGGGCAGCCGCTCGGACTGGGAGACGATGTCCCACGCCGCCGCGACGCTCGACGCGCTCTGCGTGCCGCACGAGACGCGGGTCGTCTCCGCGCACCGCACCCCCGAGCGGCTCTACGACTATGCGCGCTCTGCCGTCGACCGGGGGCTGAAGGTGATCATCGCCGGCGCGGGCGGCGCGGCGCACCTGCCCGGCATGACCGCGTCGATGACCCGGCTGCCGGTGCTGGGCGTGCCGGTCGAATCCAAGGCGCTCAAGGGCATGGACAGCCTGTTGTCGATCGTCCAGATGCCCGGCGGCGTGCCCGTAGGCACCCTCGCCATCGGCAAGCCCGGCGCGATCAACGCCGCGCTGCTCGGCGCCGCGATCCTCGCCACCCATGACGAGGCGCTGGCCGAACGGCTCGACGCCTGGCGCGCCCGGCAGACCGCCGACGTCGCGGTCGAGCCGTTCGACTGA
- a CDS encoding phosphoglycerate mutase (TIGRFAM: phosphoglycerate mutase 1 family~PFAM: Phosphoglycerate mutase) has translation MPTLVLIRHGQSAWNLENRFTGWWDVNLTDQGIAEAKAAGELMAAKGLDFDQCYTSFQTRAIKTLNIALEAMGRLWLPVEKDWRLNERHYGGLTGLNKAETAARHGDAQVKVWRRSFDIPPPVLEPGGEFDLSKDRRYAGIAIPSTESLKDTIARVLPYWEERIAPDLKAGKRVVISAHGNSLRALVKHLSHIPDDEITELEIPTGQPIVYELADDLTARDRYYLSER, from the coding sequence ATGCCGACGCTCGTCCTGATCCGCCATGGCCAGTCCGCCTGGAATCTGGAAAACCGCTTCACCGGCTGGTGGGATGTCAACCTGACCGACCAGGGCATCGCCGAGGCGAAGGCGGCCGGCGAGCTGATGGCCGCCAAGGGCCTCGACTTCGACCAGTGCTACACCAGCTTCCAGACCCGCGCGATCAAGACGCTCAACATCGCACTGGAGGCGATGGGCCGGCTGTGGCTGCCGGTCGAGAAGGACTGGCGCCTCAACGAGCGGCACTATGGCGGGCTGACCGGGCTCAACAAGGCCGAGACCGCGGCCAGGCATGGCGACGCGCAGGTCAAGGTGTGGCGCCGCAGCTTCGACATCCCGCCGCCGGTGCTCGAACCGGGCGGCGAGTTCGACCTGTCGAAGGACCGCCGCTACGCCGGCATCGCGATCCCCAGCACCGAGAGCCTGAAGGACACGATCGCGCGCGTCCTGCCCTATTGGGAGGAGCGGATCGCGCCCGACCTGAAGGCGGGCAAGCGGGTGGTGATCTCCGCGCACGGCAATTCGCTGCGCGCGCTGGTCAAGCATCTGTCGCACATTCCCGACGACGAGATCACCGAGCTGGAGATTCCGACCGGCCAGCCGATCGTCTACGAGCTGGCCGACGACCTGACGGCGCGGGACCGCTATTATCTGTCGGAGCGCTGA
- a CDS encoding dienelactone hydrolase (PFAM: dienelactone hydrolase), with amino-acid sequence MSIITKPVRYGHGGVSFEAYAAWDDASAAPRPIVLVAGTFMGRTAFEEGKARSLAELGYVAVAIDLYGLGHWPADFDGARAAMGALDADRGLLKERLLVALDAARGIGAPADPARVAAIGFCFGGKCVLDLARSGAEVAGVASFHGLYDAPPFPNAAITAKVLVLHGWDDPLDPPETVLGLAKEMSEAKVDWQVHAYGHTVHGFTNPAREGMYSPAADRRSWRAMQDFLEELFG; translated from the coding sequence ATGTCGATCATCACCAAGCCCGTCCGTTACGGCCATGGCGGCGTCTCCTTCGAGGCCTATGCGGCCTGGGACGACGCCTCCGCCGCGCCGCGCCCGATCGTGCTGGTCGCCGGCACCTTCATGGGCCGCACCGCCTTCGAGGAGGGCAAGGCGCGCAGCCTCGCCGAGCTCGGCTATGTCGCGGTGGCGATCGACCTCTATGGCCTCGGCCACTGGCCGGCCGATTTCGACGGCGCGCGGGCGGCGATGGGAGCGCTCGACGCCGATCGCGGCCTGCTGAAGGAGCGGCTGCTGGTCGCGCTCGACGCGGCGCGGGGGATCGGCGCGCCGGCCGATCCGGCGCGGGTCGCGGCGATCGGCTTCTGCTTCGGCGGCAAGTGCGTGCTCGACCTCGCCCGCTCGGGCGCCGAGGTCGCCGGGGTGGCGAGCTTCCACGGCCTCTACGACGCGCCGCCCTTCCCGAACGCCGCGATCACGGCGAAGGTGCTGGTCCTGCACGGCTGGGACGACCCTCTCGACCCGCCCGAGACGGTGCTCGGCCTGGCCAAGGAGATGAGCGAGGCCAAGGTCGACTGGCAGGTCCACGCCTATGGCCACACCGTCCACGGCTTCACCAATCCGGCGCGCGAGGGGATGTACAGCCCCGCCGCCGACCGGCGCAGCTGGCGGGCGATGCAGGATTTCCTGGAGGAATTGTTTGGGTGA
- a CDS encoding Phosphoenolpyruvate carboxylase (PFAM: phosphoenolpyruvate carboxylase), with translation MPAFAGMTVERLSGQTPAAATSFSVDRAFIASQHRAMSSTPPITQNPDIRFLGRLLGDVIRVYGGEALFRRIEYIRSASVDRARGIVGSHEIDSGLGALTLDDTLAFVRGFMLFSMLANLAEDRQGIAAEPGADVAAALDRLEKEGISRAKVVEMLDRALIVPVLTAHPTEVRRKSMIDHRNKIAELMTLKDIGRTETVDGDLIDQAIYRQIALLWQTRPLRRERLYVADEVETALAYLRDIFLPTLPALYSRWQRALGHRPASFLKPGSWIGGDRDGNPFVTADSLRLALSRSAETVIGYYLRELHELGAELSISTELAEVTWEVEKLAEASGDKSSTRSDEPYRRAITGIYSRLSKTYEKLTGRLPARLPATDAEGGAYEDPAALRADLVEIAHALNRTGADSLAGNGALGRLIRAVETFGFHLATLDMRQNADVHERVVADLLRVAGVEADYGALDEPARVALLRSELASKRLLRTPFGAYADETLSELAIVEAAAEAHRRYGPAAITTYLISKAESVSDMLEVNILLKEAGLFVPGDPPTAAIMAVPLFETIGDLDRAPEVMTQWFALPEVAAITAARGHQEVMVGYSDSNKDGGYLTSVWSLHEASSALKPVFAKANSAIQLFHGRGGAVGRGGGSSFAAILAQPHGTVQGRIRITEQGEVIAAKYGTRESAAANLEAMASATLLATLEEDALQPKDAKRFFAAMDEISANAFKAYRGLVYDTEGFRTFFRQMTPIAEIADLKIGSRPASRTKSDRIEDLRAIPWVFSWAQARVMLPGWYGVGHGLKGFKDIGLLREMLEAWPFFQSTLANLEMVLAKSDMDIAERYVALVEDEAMGRDIFGRIRDGWQRTQEALLSVTRQTRLLQKNPSLDQSIRLRLPYIEPLNLLQIELLKRHRAGEDDPRVREGIQLSINAIATALRNSG, from the coding sequence ATGCCAGCCTTCGCTGGCATGACGGTTGAGAGGTTGAGCGGCCAAACTCCGGCCGCCGCGACGTCATTTTCCGTTGACCGGGCTTTTATTGCGTCGCAGCATCGTGCGATGTCCAGCACGCCGCCCATCACCCAGAACCCCGACATCCGCTTCCTCGGCCGCCTGCTCGGCGACGTGATCCGCGTCTATGGCGGCGAGGCGCTGTTCCGGCGGATCGAATATATCCGCTCGGCGTCGGTCGATCGGGCGCGCGGAATCGTCGGCTCGCACGAGATCGATTCGGGGCTCGGCGCGCTGACTCTCGACGACACGCTCGCCTTCGTGCGCGGCTTCATGCTCTTCTCGATGCTCGCCAACCTCGCCGAGGACCGGCAGGGCATCGCCGCCGAGCCCGGCGCCGACGTTGCCGCCGCGCTCGACCGGCTGGAGAAGGAAGGCATCTCGCGCGCCAAGGTGGTCGAGATGCTCGACCGGGCGCTGATCGTGCCGGTGCTCACCGCCCATCCGACCGAGGTGCGGCGCAAGAGCATGATCGACCATCGCAACAAGATCGCCGAGCTGATGACGCTCAAGGACATCGGCCGGACCGAGACCGTCGACGGCGACCTGATCGACCAGGCGATCTACCGGCAGATCGCGCTGCTCTGGCAGACCCGGCCGCTGCGCCGCGAGCGGCTCTATGTCGCCGACGAGGTGGAGACCGCGCTCGCCTATCTGCGCGACATCTTCCTGCCGACGCTCCCCGCGCTCTATTCGCGCTGGCAGCGCGCGCTCGGCCACCGTCCGGCGAGCTTCCTGAAGCCGGGAAGCTGGATCGGTGGCGATCGCGACGGCAACCCCTTCGTCACCGCCGATTCGCTGCGCCTGGCTTTGTCGCGCTCGGCCGAGACGGTGATCGGCTATTATCTGCGCGAGCTGCACGAGCTGGGCGCCGAGCTGTCGATCTCGACCGAGCTGGCCGAGGTGACCTGGGAGGTCGAGAAGCTCGCCGAGGCGTCGGGCGACAAGAGCTCGACCCGCAGCGACGAGCCCTATCGCCGCGCGATCACCGGCATCTATTCGCGCCTGTCCAAGACCTATGAGAAGCTGACCGGCCGCCTGCCGGCGCGGCTGCCGGCGACCGATGCCGAGGGCGGCGCCTATGAGGACCCCGCCGCGCTGCGCGCCGACCTGGTCGAGATCGCCCATGCGCTCAACCGCACCGGCGCCGACTCGCTCGCCGGCAACGGCGCGCTCGGCCGGCTGATCCGCGCCGTCGAGACCTTCGGCTTCCATCTCGCGACGCTCGACATGCGCCAGAATGCCGACGTCCACGAGCGCGTCGTCGCCGACCTGCTCAGGGTCGCCGGGGTCGAGGCCGACTATGGCGCGCTCGACGAGCCCGCGCGCGTCGCGCTGCTGCGGAGCGAACTGGCGTCGAAGCGGCTGCTGCGCACCCCGTTCGGCGCCTATGCCGACGAGACGCTGTCCGAGCTCGCGATCGTCGAAGCCGCCGCCGAGGCGCATCGCCGCTACGGGCCCGCGGCGATCACCACCTATCTGATCTCGAAGGCCGAGAGCGTGTCGGACATGCTCGAGGTCAACATCCTGCTCAAGGAGGCCGGGCTGTTCGTCCCCGGCGATCCGCCCACCGCCGCGATCATGGCGGTGCCGCTGTTCGAGACGATCGGCGACCTCGACCGCGCGCCCGAGGTGATGACGCAGTGGTTCGCGCTGCCCGAGGTGGCGGCGATCACCGCCGCGCGCGGCCATCAGGAGGTGATGGTCGGCTATTCGGATTCGAACAAGGACGGCGGCTACCTCACCTCGGTGTGGAGCCTGCACGAGGCGTCGAGCGCGCTGAAGCCGGTGTTCGCCAAGGCGAACAGCGCGATCCAACTCTTCCACGGCCGTGGCGGCGCGGTCGGGCGCGGCGGCGGGTCGAGCTTCGCGGCGATCCTCGCCCAGCCGCACGGCACGGTGCAGGGCCGCATCCGCATCACCGAGCAGGGCGAGGTGATCGCCGCCAAATATGGCACGCGCGAGAGCGCCGCCGCCAATCTGGAGGCGATGGCCTCGGCCACGCTGCTCGCCACGCTGGAGGAGGATGCGCTCCAGCCCAAGGACGCCAAGCGCTTCTTCGCCGCGATGGACGAGATCTCGGCCAATGCGTTCAAGGCCTATCGCGGCCTGGTCTATGACACCGAGGGCTTCCGCACCTTCTTCCGCCAGATGACGCCGATCGCCGAGATCGCCGACCTCAAGATCGGGTCGCGCCCGGCGAGCCGGACCAAGAGCGACCGGATCGAGGACCTGCGCGCCATCCCCTGGGTGTTCAGCTGGGCGCAGGCGCGGGTGATGCTGCCCGGCTGGTACGGCGTCGGCCACGGCCTCAAGGGCTTCAAGGACATCGGCCTGCTGCGCGAGATGCTGGAGGCCTGGCCCTTCTTCCAGTCGACCCTCGCCAATCTGGAGATGGTGCTCGCCAAGTCGGACATGGACATCGCCGAGCGCTATGTCGCGCTGGTCGAGGACGAGGCGATGGGCCGCGACATCTTCGGCCGCATCCGCGACGGCTGGCAACGGACGCAGGAGGCGCTGCTATCGGTGACGCGGCAGACCCGCCTGCTCCAGAAGAACCCGTCGCTCGACCAGTCGATCCGGCTGCGCCTGCCCTATATCGAGCCGTTGAACCTGCTCCAGATCGAGCTGCTCAAGCGCCACCGCGCGGGCGAGGACGACCCCCGCGTCCGCGAGGGCATCCAGCTCTCGATCAACGCGATCGCGACCGCGCTGCGCAACAGCGGGTGA
- a CDS encoding 2-nitropropane dioxygenase, NPD (PFAM: 2-nitropropane dioxygenase, NPD) produces the protein MTPLADRLGLTLPIIQAPMAGTSTPAMAAAVSNAGGLGSMGLGAVDAEAARSMIAAARGATNRAFNVNLFCHRPAVRDAAREAGWIDRLRPHFAAYGAEPPATLAEIYRSFVDDDAMLAMLLDTRPAIVSFHFGLPGADRIAALRDAGIILFASATSLAEGRAIAAAGIDAVVAQGYEAGGHRGIFDPDGPDERLGTMALTRLLVRSLDRPVIAAGGIMDGAGIAAALTLGAEAAQLGTAFVGCPESAADQGYRAALATAERTVMTRAISGRLARSIVNRFTAIDPDPAEVAPYPVAYDAGKALNAAAKAKGEAGYGAQWAGQAAPLARSMPAAELVELLGEEMRAALAAG, from the coding sequence ATGACCCCGCTCGCCGATCGCCTGGGCCTGACGCTGCCGATCATCCAGGCGCCGATGGCCGGCACCTCGACGCCCGCCATGGCGGCGGCGGTCTCCAATGCCGGCGGGCTCGGCTCGATGGGGCTGGGCGCGGTCGACGCCGAGGCCGCGCGGTCGATGATCGCAGCGGCGCGCGGCGCCACCAACCGCGCGTTCAACGTCAACCTCTTCTGCCATCGTCCCGCCGTCCGCGACGCGGCGCGCGAGGCCGGCTGGATCGACCGGCTGCGGCCCCATTTCGCCGCCTATGGCGCCGAGCCGCCCGCGACGCTGGCCGAGATCTATCGCAGCTTCGTCGACGACGACGCGATGCTGGCGATGCTGCTCGACACCCGGCCGGCGATCGTCAGCTTCCATTTCGGCCTGCCGGGCGCCGACCGCATCGCCGCGCTGCGCGACGCGGGCATCATCCTGTTCGCCAGCGCGACCAGCCTTGCCGAGGGCCGCGCGATTGCCGCCGCCGGGATCGATGCGGTGGTGGCGCAGGGCTATGAGGCGGGCGGCCATCGCGGCATCTTCGATCCCGACGGGCCGGACGAGCGGCTCGGCACGATGGCGCTGACCCGGCTGCTGGTCCGCTCGCTCGACCGGCCGGTGATCGCCGCGGGCGGGATCATGGACGGCGCCGGGATCGCGGCGGCGCTGACCCTCGGCGCCGAGGCGGCGCAGCTCGGCACCGCCTTCGTCGGCTGCCCCGAATCCGCGGCCGACCAGGGCTATCGCGCGGCGCTGGCGACGGCCGAGCGGACGGTGATGACGCGCGCCATCTCGGGCCGGCTGGCACGATCGATCGTCAACCGCTTCACCGCGATCGATCCCGATCCGGCCGAGGTGGCGCCCTATCCGGTCGCCTATGACGCGGGCAAGGCGCTCAACGCCGCCGCCAAGGCGAAGGGCGAGGCCGGCTATGGCGCGCAATGGGCGGGCCAGGCGGCCCCGCTCGCGCGCAGCATGCCGGCGGCCGAACTGGTCGAGCTGCTCGGCGAGGAGATGCGCGCCGCCCTTGCCGCAGGGTGA
- a CDS encoding Methyltransferase type 11 (PFAM: Methyltransferase type 11; Methyltransferase type 12), translated as MADSPPRRRARIATAFGGADGYEAAALVQRTAAERLAERIAALPLPSKPRILELGCGTGFLTRAIDRAIGPARWTISDVAPAMIERARAGLGLDADYRVIDGEAVDPAIGRFDLIASGMAFQWFADLPGALDRLAALLTPGGAIAFSTMAERSLAEWTEALAAEGLPSGIPAYPGAAALAAMAPAGLAAEVSIADLPEPQADARAFLHGLKTIGAGIAAPGHRPLPPAALRRAMARFDAGPRRVTYRIGFCLLRAR; from the coding sequence ATGGCCGACTCCCCTCCCCGGCGCAGGGCGCGAATCGCCACCGCTTTCGGCGGAGCCGACGGCTATGAAGCGGCGGCGCTGGTCCAGCGGACGGCGGCCGAACGGCTAGCCGAACGGATCGCGGCGCTGCCGCTCCCGTCGAAGCCGCGCATCCTGGAGCTGGGCTGCGGCACCGGCTTCCTGACCCGCGCGATCGACCGCGCGATCGGCCCGGCGCGCTGGACGATCAGCGACGTCGCGCCGGCGATGATCGAGCGCGCCCGCGCCGGGCTCGGCCTCGACGCCGACTATCGGGTGATCGACGGCGAGGCGGTCGACCCGGCGATCGGCCGGTTCGACCTGATCGCCTCGGGCATGGCCTTCCAATGGTTCGCCGACCTGCCCGGCGCGCTCGACCGGCTCGCCGCGCTGCTGACACCCGGCGGCGCGATCGCCTTCTCGACCATGGCCGAGCGAAGCCTCGCCGAATGGACGGAAGCGCTGGCGGCCGAGGGGCTGCCGTCGGGCATCCCCGCCTATCCGGGCGCGGCCGCGCTGGCGGCGATGGCCCCGGCGGGACTCGCGGCCGAGGTCTCGATCGCCGACCTGCCCGAGCCGCAGGCCGACGCCCGCGCCTTCCTGCACGGCCTCAAGACGATCGGCGCGGGCATCGCCGCGCCCGGCCATCGTCCGCTGCCGCCCGCCGCGCTGCGCCGGGCGATGGCGCGCTTCGACGCCGGGCCGCGCCGCGTCACCTACCGGATCGGCTTCTGCCTGCTGCGCGCCCGTTAG
- a CDS encoding bacterioferritin (TIGRFAM: bacterioferritin~PFAM: Ferritin, Dps family protein), translated as MKGDPKVIDILNETLKNELTAINQYFLHYRMLNHWGVAKLAKFEYEESIDEMKHADRLAERILFLDGLPNFQMLGRLRIGETVEEILKADLALENDALPQLRDGIAYCEQVRDYVTRDLLQSILESEEEHVDTLETQFEMIERMGIQNYIQLQSKAAEE; from the coding sequence ATGAAGGGTGATCCCAAGGTCATCGACATTCTCAACGAGACGCTCAAGAACGAGCTGACCGCGATCAACCAGTACTTCCTGCACTATCGCATGCTCAACCATTGGGGCGTCGCGAAGCTGGCGAAGTTCGAATATGAGGAATCGATCGACGAGATGAAGCATGCCGACCGGCTTGCCGAACGCATCCTGTTCCTCGACGGCCTGCCCAATTTCCAGATGCTCGGCCGGCTGCGGATCGGCGAGACGGTCGAGGAGATCCTCAAGGCCGACCTCGCGCTGGAGAACGACGCGCTCCCGCAGCTTCGCGACGGCATCGCCTATTGCGAGCAGGTCCGCGACTATGTGACCCGCGACCTGCTCCAGTCGATCCTCGAATCCGAGGAAGAGCATGTCGATACGCTGGAGACCCAGTTCGAGATGATCGAGCGGATGGGCATCCAGAACTACATCCAGCTCCAGTCGAAGGCCGCCGAGGAATAA